The Triticum aestivum cultivar Chinese Spring unplaced genomic scaffold, IWGSC CS RefSeq v2.1 scaffold21439-8, whole genome shotgun sequence genomic interval TCATGCGAGCGGCAACAGGTGGGGATGCGCATGGCGCGGGAACTTTCAGCGTGACGGTTGGCGACTCGTGCGTGACCGACTTTGTTTTGCTCCAGCCACCCAAGTGTTGCAAATTGGTGTTGTATTTTAGGTGTTGTAAATTTTGAGTAAAAGAATTTGTGTATAGGGCATCTATAGAAGCACCGTTTTTGTCCCCCGGCAATGTAAAAAGCGGTTAGGCCCTATTATAAGGCACCTATTAGAGATGCTCTAAGAATCGTTATCTCTGTAATCAAATTTTCATTGCTACTTGGGAATGAGCAACCCTCTCTCTTTGCTCAAATGCGTTCCCGTATGCGCCTTCTAGCGTATGCTATACGACGATGTTACAAATGTAATGTCTAGCCTCATACACAACATGCGTATTTGTGAAAAAAGAGAACTATGTACTCCAAAGAAATCCAGAGTCTCCAAAATTAAGTGGCATAGAGTGCGTCAGCAATGAGCAGATAATGGCGCGGGCGAGTGAGGAAGCTAGTGAGTGTGAGTGTGCAACAGTAAAGTACTTGGCTGGATCCAACGTTTGCCCCCGATCACTCTCAAATCTCCCCGGCCAGACGGCCTGGCTCGGAAAGCACCTAGCCGGCCGGAGCCCCACCGGCGCTTGCCGCTGGGCACCTCTGCCACCTATTTATATCACGTACGCCTAGGTCTCTCTCCCTCCAGACACGCACTCTCCCCTCCTTCAACTAGCGCTTTGCGGCCGTTGGTCCTCCCCTCGATCCAGTTCCTCACCTCACCACACCAAGAGCGCAACCCACCGCGTCTCCCCTTCCTCTAATCTTCCAATTCCAACCATCCCTTCTCTTCCCTCCTGAGCTCCGAACAGCAGGCATGGACAACCAGCAGCTCTTTGGTTCCTCCTACGTGGACACGCCTTTCTTCGCGGCCAATGGTACGTACGACGCCGCGCGCCCCCGGTGTTTGCGCATGCGATGATGCAGCTGCAGTAGCTTCATTTTCACCGGCCAGGACACGCATGTGATGCCCTTTTTTCCATGTCGTTGTTGTGTGTGTGCAGGCACGGCGCAGCGGGAGAGCCAGCCGAAGgctcggcgcaggcggcggaggGCCGCGAGATGCGGCGGAGGGGATGGTAACGGCTGGGAGATGGACGGAGGAGGGGACCCCAAGAAGCGGCGGCTCACCGATGAGCAGGCGGAGATGCTGGAGCTGAGCTTCCGGGAGGAACGCAAGCTGGAGACCGGCCGGAAGGTGTATCTGGCCGCCGAGCTCGGGCTCGACCCCAAGCAGGTCGCCGTGTGGTTCCAGTACCGCCGGGCGCGCCACAAGAGCAAGACGCTCGAGCAGGAGTTCGCCAGGCTCAAGCACGCCCACGACGCAGCCATCCTCCACAAATGCCACCTCGAGAACGAGGTAAGCTTGCTCATACACACTCACACTGGCGTACATACAAATTCCTCTTCGTTCTTGCACAAGCTGACTGCCAGCCAGGTGCTGAGGCTGAAGGAGAAGCTGAGAGCGACTGCGGAGGAGGTGCAGCGCCTCAGGTCGGCAGCTGGGATCCACGCCGATGGCGGAGACTCCGCTGGCGCCGTTAGCGTGTGCGGCGGGAGCCCGCGCTCATCCTTCTCGACGGGAACCTGCCAGCAGCATCCGGGTTTCAGCGGGGCAGACGTGCTGGGGCGGGACGATGACCTGATGATGTGCGTCCCCGAGTGGTTTTTCGCATGAATTAGCTAGAGTTTATGGTGGCTATGCCGATAGCAGCGTGTTCGAGTGTTTTTTAATTAGCATGAAATAAAATCTCCCACAAAATAGGCGCTATAGCTGCTCGGGAGCCTCGCCGCTACGCTATGGCTGCCGCCGCCAAATCCTCCACAAATCCCTCCAAAGGGCTTCAGAATCAGCAAAAACCTCTAGAAATCATCTGTCCCGCCGGAAAAGTTGTTGCTATTTGCCGCGATTGTCTGCTATGCGGCCGCTATAGCTGCTGAGAGTGGCCGCCCTTAAATCCTTTCTCCGGCGATTTTAATCTTTGGTTTTTAGCCTG includes:
- the LOC123172162 gene encoding homeobox-leucine zipper protein HOX14 isoform X2, encoding MDNQQLFGSSYVDTPFFAANGTAQRESQPKARRRRRRAARCGGGDGNGWEMDGGGDPKKRRLTDEQAEMLELSFREERKLETGRKVYLAAELGLDPKQVAVWFQYRRARHKSKTLEQEFARLKHAHDAAILHKCHLENEVLRLKEKLRATAEEVQRLRSAAGIHADGGDSAGAVSVCGGSPRSSFSTGTCQQHPGFSGADVLGRDDDLMMCVPEWFFA
- the LOC123172162 gene encoding homeobox-leucine zipper protein HOX14 isoform X1, translating into MDNQQLFGSSYVDTPFFAANGTAQRESQPKARRRRRRAARCGGGDGNGWEMDGGGDPKKRRLTDEQAEMLELSFREERKLETGRKVYLAAELGLDPKQVAVWFQYRRARHKSKTLEQEFARLKHAHDAAILHKCHLENEVSLLIHTHTGVHTNSSSFLHKLTASQVLRLKEKLRATAEEVQRLRSAAGIHADGGDSAGAVSVCGGSPRSSFSTGTCQQHPGFSGADVLGRDDDLMMCVPEWFFA